aatttaaatttaaatttaaatttaaaataaaaatgtctctctttctctttcccccAAGTGGGTTcccaagcttgttcccaccagGGATAACCCGCTAAGGTGGGAACAACAGTTCCCACCTGTGTTGAATCTTGTTTGGATACAAGATTGGGTATAAGCCCCTTATACCCCATCTTGTACCCATTCCAAACAAGGTGCAAGTTGCTAGAGTTGAAGATTGAAAGCTCCAACACACCCCTCTTTCGAGCCTCATGCTCCGACTCCAAGCTTTTGGTTGTTTGAAGCTTCTAGTGGGAAAGAatgaagaagaataagaagatgGGTGGGGAAAATAGGAGAAAAcgtgaagaagaaaaagagaagggtagagactcacttttctctcatagTGGAAAAGAacgagaggaggaagaaggaaaaAGGAGCATATATAGATGCTAAAAATATCTCCAAAAGTtctccaaacaaaaaatttacaacCTGTGCAGTTTTGGCTCTCGCAAtattgagtaccagtactcatATTTAGTAACAGTAGACAGCTGTATACCGGTACTCCAAAAAAGTTCTTCAAATTATCCGAATGATAAATCTTCTAACTTTTCTATTGAGTATCAATGCTCAAATTTAGTACCAATACACaacaaaaaattctttttttgcaTATTGTGCACATTTTGCACTCCAAACTCCCCTTACGTGCCGCTTTCGCCCCGTTTTGGCAGAGAAAACACTCTAACGCTTCTCAAACGCAACCTCAACAATCTAAATTGTGTTAAATACAATATTTTACCGAAATTTCACTAATTTGTAAAATTGCAGTGCACTAAATAACCATCTCTACCGTCCTTCACTTAGAACTTCACCCGCCCTCTTCTACAACTTCAAGTTCTAGCAAGTCGTACATTTTAAACACAATTCTCATCAATAATCATTAATTAGACCTTGGTCTGGTACTGGCCCATTaaatccaaacgctaattttttagcAGCGTTTGGTTAAgagatagggataggaatagccCTTATCCcctcctttatacccaaacgctaattttttatccgaaaatagtagttctcggttattcACCTCcgttttctatataaaattatctaaaattgttcttatccccgggaacaacccaattttcatccaaacactatttttcttatccccatacttgtacctatccctgtaatagttagttcttgtttatacccgaaccaaactgTTAGGggatagcgtttggttaggggatagggataggaataggcccttgtcccccctttatatccaaacgctaattttttatccgagaatagtagttctcggttatccctaccaacacctccattttctatataaaactacttaaaattattcttatttccgggaacaatccaattttattccaaacgctatttttcttatcctcatacttatatatattcctgtaatagctagttcttatttatactcAAACCCAACGGCAAATACTAACTCATCTTTCACTCCCGAGATCCTTCCAATTAGCACCACATGGGATATCTCATTCATATTTGCTCTCTATAAAATTTCCGTATGCtacaattatattataatttgcCATGATATGACAAAAGTAATACCGTGGGCCAATCCTACATAAATGTACACTGACataagggtgcgtttgattcgcattatgaaagattactaggaataaaagatatccgagaatcttattcatattcatcctattactaagaatgtagaattcttgtgtttggttcgcacggtaatattaattagccatgttatttaatattacaaaaaatatacaattaattaatttatttatttatttaattttagataaatttaccaaaagtttcaacatctttttagaaaaaaatgagagagagtataagttagagagagagcataattaaaaaaatagaaagaaaaatatagtcgaaactAGAGGGAGTgaaagagttgaaattttagaaagagagagagagaaagcttagtttagagagaaaaaaaaaagttgaattttagagagaaaaataagtttagagagagatataaggttagagtgtaaagaaaaatgatatcaattagccggcgggtaagaagaaagaaagagattagacatattatgattaccccaatccattaatatgaggatacctaccctccctcaagggaatgagattagtactttggggtgaatcttattcccaagtgaatccaatattaccaactagattacttagtgcgtttagccaaacaccgtcatatttttttattcccattggattactaggaatctttaaaaagtagcgcgaaccaaacgcaccctaatagAAATCTGATAGCTTTATAAAAGATTAAGATAATCTTTACATCCaacttttgtaaataaaaatgttGAGAACTTCAGCAcattttgtaaatagatggccaaatttttaattttggtaattagatttactaaattttattaaataagaaattCAATCTTCTGCCCAATCAATGTTACTAATTATACAATTGTTTTGACCATTTATAATccacataatattttaaatttttaaaacacaagaaaatttattttttctattctaatatataaaaaataaataaaaattgaagacTTATTTCCCTCGTTCTTCAATTGTGATGCATAATTATCATaactaaataagaaaagtaagtTTCATTGTATTTCCAGGCTATACAAAATTATGTGCAAAACAAACGACTAAAATAACTATTCAACTAGAAATTTCGTTTGAGGAGAGGAATCTACTAAAATAGttgataaattttaaacaatctaattgtcaaaattaaaaatcaatcTACTTTGGATATCACAGATGATTCTGAACATGATGATGTTCTGCCATCAGATAATAAGAGTTTGTTTGGCCTAAattctgaaaaagtaatttctacagaattaatttttgtttggaaaattaattttggttaaaaggtgtagagcgtttggctgagtttTAGATGATAACCGATTTTtatgaagaaaattttatagagctatttgacaaaagaaaattgatatttgcaaataatatataaaaattagaccaaaaaaaaaattgtaaaactCCCAACAAATATAAACAGGAAAAATTTAGAGATGGTCCTCGACCTATACAAACTAAAAACGGAGATGATCTTAATTAACAACAATTTACTATAACCACAAATTCATATAATTGTACCTTTCAAAAAATACAAACTCAAATTCTTAATTACATGAGGTGAAATTTGATTGCAAATTCAATTGCTAGGCTATATTTTTTCCTACATAATTGTACAAGAATTGTCATAGCTACAATCTTGTTGAACAGCATATGGGTAAGGGTATGGGTATGGTGGCACAACTGTAAAATTATGATATGGAAGGGGTGTTGGTTGAACGCTCTTCATCGCggtctctttcttttcctctttcttctcttcaaCAACTGCGACGCTGATCAATTCTGCGTAGCCCATTCGCTTTCTCAGTGCGGCCGTTAGGGTTACTGGATCGACTCCGTCGCCGACTACTACGATCCGATCGCCTTCCAACGATGTCGATGTTACACCTAAAAGTTAGCAGTACAATCAAACTTAGCTGAAATTATTAATGAGGAGTACTGCATAGCAGAACCATAAGTCTATTCTCTTGCTTTACTATAACAAATCTTATACTTATGGACACTTCAAATAATAACCAGCGACACTTTAAAGCGTCGAGTAAAGAGTCGTTAGGTAAAACGTGTCGGAATAAATATACTGACGTTTTAATATAGCGTCGAAAAATTTTCATGTTTATTGGCGATACTTAATCGTGATGTCGGCATATGCCAAATATTGAAGATGCTAGAAAAAAGTATCATCTAAAAAGCGTCTTCTAAAAcctattttgttgtagtgcttgTATCTAGctaattaaaactaaagaaagaTATAATCATGCTTATACTtggctaaataaaataaatataacacataattaacaataataataatattttactttagtttttcttatatttataataatacaaataatagtaatagtaatatCTATTTTTGTTATCGTTATTAGTAACAAAAGCACTACCagtattaattataaataaaatagcacGTATTATAGCATATAATATGTTAAAAACATCATATCATTTTgcatagtttatatatatatattttttattattattcttttttatttttgagataaCTGCGGaacatatttttaactattcttaagaataaaagaatttttaaccaaacacaattttgAACTTATTCTTACATATATTTTAGAACAAGTagttattcaaaaaattaaaaaaaaatatttcctaattaattaagagtACGTGTTAACCCCCAATCATACATAGCCTTAGTgagcttaatttatttttgtgggTAACCCAAAGCATTTTccatttttgaaataaactacTTGATTGTAAAGCGTAAGAGAGAATTGggatcttaattaattagtgggtaaataattaattaattaattaattaattaccagTGAATCCAGCAGCAATTTGAAGTGCTTTTGAGCGCTTCTTGGGATCCTCCATTGACAGCTTAAGAACCATCTTTTGCTGCATTAATTAATCAACAAATTAACACAATAAATAACTCAAGTTAatatagctaattaattaatttatctcatTAGAACTTTACAAGAATGTATAAAGCAACTCAAACTTAATAACACAACACTCAAACATTTAACTTACCTTAACCATCTTCTTAAGAGAGAACTAATTACTTGAAGCCCACAgtgtatatatagttttttttcctttttttttttaagagagagagagagagagagagagagagagattatacAAGGTAGTGTGTGTATGGTTGGGTTTTTCCTGCTatttgtagaaattttttttttagtggccTAAATAAAAGAGGGGGGAGGATACTGAGTCATGGGTCAACGGTCAATCGTCAACGGACCAAGTCTTTTTGTTGACTTACTCTCATTTTCTAAGTAgcgaaaaagaaagaaacttcCTCTCACcattattttattacattaaaaaaaatcatattttttccTAATGACGATTGTTTTTATAATCTTAtaccacaaaataaaaaataaaaaaaaattgaaaacactttcagattttatttttttaggtgACCTTTCAAAGTACAACAGTTGGTGCCTTACTAAGTTATCATGTTACCAAACCTACTACTACTGTCAATGGATGTGGATATCCAAACGTTTATGCGAATCCGTACCCAATTTAGACAATTTTAATTGAAGCTAAGGCATTTATTTCATAGGATAAACAGTTAGACGTGATAGATACTGACACAAGAGACGAAATATGATACAACTCGAACACTGCAACTCGgcaactttcaaaaaattaggacaaATACAATGCATCAacaccgctaataaaatatgatattattaatataataatatatattattatatataaaatattaattttaataaaatattattatatttttcatataaatgaaagttaataaaatttttattaatagttcatatattttaagaagagaaaattttcaccatacataatttatttcttttgtcaaaaaaatttgtatacatTCATCaaaaggtaaaaatatttatcgtcttatattatatatgcataaaaaagtaaaataaaaaatatatatattttcttaaattgTTGCACTATAAATCGGCATTAAACGCacgtccaaaaattattcaCATCGAACTCGTATCTAACACGAACACGCGCGTGTCCGATACGTATATGGGAGGCTTATAGAAGTGTCCGTGATATATAGATAAACAATCACAGACTCCTCAAACTCTTTGAAAGAAAACCAACTAGAAAATCCGCGTGAAACAAGGTCCCTTTTTTAGCTAGTTTATCAGCACGTTGTGAAAATAAACTATATCTAGAACTACTTGCAGTGAAATCGAGATATGCCGGCCCCTCTTATACAAGCAGGAATGAACGATAATCGTCGAATCTATGTAAATTAAGCACTTCATATTAAGCCGATTATTTAGAAACCACTTGACCGTCTCAGTACACGCTTGTATCTCAACAACAATAGCACTTTCTGATTCCACGGAATGCGCTAAACCGACCAGTTGAAATCATTAATCAAATTAGGCCAAAATAGCACAAATGAAAGCGCCTTCCCAACCACTAAGCCATGGAAGAAGCTTGTGCAGTAAGACGCTGCAACTAAGGCCTAAAAATTCTGAGGCACGCGGTGCAGGTAAGAAATGTCTTAATCAGCATTCATGCCTCTAAAATGACAGTAGAAATGTCAATGGGTACGAATATCTCAGATTTTATCTGAATCCAAATTTCAGCAAGCCGAGTTTAGTATATGCTGAATGAGAATGATTTCGACTATgggtatattaaaaaaaaaaaaaaaaatcaaagttcGATATATTCGGGTTCTTATATGGTTTTTATCTATATGGAACTCTAATCCTAGTTGGATTTGGATTGGTTTCCATATATATTCAATATATTCGGTTTCTTACGCATGTATGTGAACCGTACGGCTATGGTGCATGGTGCATAGAGACTTAAAAAACTTTAGTAAGagatttctatatttttctaatttagtcTTGTCGGTTATGATCTTGCGAAATTAAAGGCTTTTTGATTattcttggagttttcgttggaacaagagaGAGGTGGGATTtaccataaaatttttatttttttatctagagaaagcataattaagcttgtactttattttttcatataaaaatgcatctctctcgctcttttcATGACTCACTCTCCCCATTAATGTAGGTAATTATTGAACTACGTAAATTTTAGTATCTTCCttctatatttatttcttttactagTCGGCTTTggctttttctattttttcgtGCATTTTTATTGGTAACATATAACGGACGATCCATCCAATTTTCAATAATTACAATCTATAAGAAATCGTTTTATTTGCTTAATTGTAAAGTCTTGGCATTCATAAGTAAGTTATTggaatatataatttgtttcaCTTGCCATGTGCTTTATCTTATTCCGATAAAGTGGCTTTGAGGCTAAATATAGTATACTATTTTTAGACATGTGACCATATATACTACTTGTATTCATATACCAAATATTAAGTAATAAAAAGAATGTATTACTCAAGAAATTCGTATATCAATCACAGCAAGGCCTCAAAGGTTGCATTATTATTGTGATCTTAGCATTTGAGCGAATTAAAATATATGTGAAAAAAGGTTTTCATATAGAAAAATAGACCGTAAGgagaataatataataatttgtcATGACATGACAAAAGTTGTCCCATGGTAGgagtgtaatgtgggccgtgccgggctagCACGACCCACCTACCTGGGCCGATTCAGGCCGAGGGTCGTCCCGGCCGACCGTGCGGGTCCGTTTGCTTAGAGGGAAAGGCCCCGCCCGACCCCTAATCCGCCCGGCATGAGCCGAGCTGGGCTTCGTGCCAACCCAGTaatagggatttttttttttccatttcttaCTGATCGTcctttcttatatatttttattttgttttttttaaaaaagagataattagtttttaaattataacgTTTTGATTTATAGTTTTTAAGTTACATAATTAGACCCAACTTttttaaaactcttttaaaaagtgtgtaaattaaaaaaaaaaaactaaaacactaacaataaatttaactttttaatattattaattaatattatataaaatttaaaacttagagatcaataattttaacttttcaattttatagatttttaatataaatgttttaatttaaatttctttgaTCCAATAACcaactttaatataaaattaatattattttttcatatttttttattatttggacaaaaattgatattctaaaaaaaataaaaaatatataaattttgaattaatcatGTTACGTAATTACATTGGaggaaagtataaaaatttaaaaaattaaaatatatttaaaataaaatggtatTGTTTATACAACCTACTAGcaaacaatagaaaaaaaaaaaaccaacatatttttgtattcattacatcattATTTTTACTTAAGAAAAAGGCATGTACTAAAGAGagatatcaaataaaaaaagaagaggcgCAACGAGTAATAGGCGATAGCGAGGTGATCAGGGAGATTGCACTTTAGTATGCCTCAAGTGTTGGTGTTCTTTTATTAGATAGTTGATTCTGTTATATCTGAAGATATAGACTCATGATCTCCTTTGTCTTGTTTTCTTAATTCTGCAGCTCCAAACTAAAACTTTGGTCGGGCTTGTGTGGTAAGATTGTGgaaaaactttataaaaaaaaaagttgatagaaaaaattaaaaatatttgcatagcaaatggatataaaaaaatttagattgaaaGTTGATGagtagaaaaaattagttttgcagaagaaaataaatgaagaatTATTTATTGTGATGAATTTGGAGATTTGTAGGAGtatttatagattttaaaaaaatttaaatatttttaaaaatataaaaatattttttattttgaccaaaatgccctctctaactgtcaaattttttaatgttaGTGGGGCATTgtggtcatatatatatatNACgagatttgattttaattaaatcAAAGAAGTACCAGTTTCCTAGGTACCGAGATAATCGAAAGTTTCAACTGAACAAAATTCTATTCACCAAATTAAAGAATCGAGaattaattaaaaactttattttcaaTCGATTTATTTGATTGGGGCATTTTCATGACAAGATAGAAATTTAGTTGAACGATTACACGTGATAAAAGAGTACAGCTCCCTCACAACACGCGCCGCAGCTTGAAAACTGGAAAGCATGCATCCCGAAGGTATTAAAAAGAGACtctaattaatagaaaatatggattttgaaATGCAGTGTGGACAGAATGTATttcgacggcggcggcggcggcggcagcaacgGATGGATGCTCGCTCATGCTTTCGACCGGCGGCACGTGGTCGTGAGATCATCATCAACAGGCGGCCGGCCGTCATCCCTCCCTGATCCTGATCCGCTAACCCTGTCTTATTACATTATAATGATTAACACAAAAGGAAGATGTTCCGCAGTCCCCAGTGACGTCGGACAAATCCATAAAATAACCCAAAATGCTTTCGGTAAGAAATAGTTAATAGCATCCAGGCAACAACGACAATCCAGTAGTTTAATTAAGTTACATAATAAAGCAGCACGAGTTGAGCtttctaggaaaaaaaaaaagaaaaaaagaaaaaaagaaaaaaataaagaaaaaaaaaactaattggTTAACTTacactaaatttttaattgagtaTCTTCTTCtctaatcaaataaatatattaatttgatcagattAATCTACTTTTTTTATGAAGAATAATGGCGCGAAttggctaaaaaaaataaaaaattaggacGCTATGAATGcataacaaagaaaaagaaaagaagaaaaaggtaatCTAATTGGGAAggcaagaaaagaaataatattgtaaaccaaaaatttgacaaatttttcacTCTACTATAGTCCATATTTATAGTGtgcttaaaattgaaaatttttataagtGTTATCTATTAAAAAGAAGAGCCAATATAGAAAAGAGTAAATGGAGGATTtaattctcttatttaatttctattagaTGAGCTGCGAAATTAAAAAAGCATTATTGGAAACTTTATTTAAAGATTccatttttagaaagaaaaacgaTCAAATTAAATgtgcattaatttaaaattttttatttgtttaaagtaGAGCATGAAGCTAATTACTTTCAGTTACTAATCATTGAAGCCAAaaagattattatatatatgaaacattggattaattatatgtattaattatatattaaactatagtTATTATTGTGATTATATATCCATATCAGTTACTAATCATTGAATTTCTCATTTTGTTCTTTCTAAATATGGAAaagttatagattatagataagAAGTAGTTTAATTCAAAGATGGGCTATAAGAATGAAAGATAACTTACCACGTAGCAAGAAATATTATGACTTCATATAGGTTTATAGATAAGGCTAAAACTCTGAACTCGgattaaacattttgggtggtagttaagcccaagaggttaagagagttaagcgtattAGGGTAGGAGTAGTCCTAAGATATGTGATCTcgtgggaagttggggcgttacagttggtatcagagccaattaccagccgaaagtgtgagataagtctcagCAGAGTTAGAATTATACAGTGAGGAGAGTGAGGCTCTCATACAGTTAACTGTTGTGGGTATAACGCAGCTCACCATAAGGTCGGTTTAAATTAGCTAGACGAATCTCACATAACCTGATACTTGTAAAACTGAGCCtgatgaggacgtcagggtttaagaaggggagaatgtgagaccccgggtggtcctatatatgagatataataaggctaaaactcttaacccggcttaaacattttaggTGGTGGCTAagtccaagaggttaagagagttaagcgtgttaggacgagAGTAgatctaggatgggtgaccccctggaaagtTAGGACATTATAGTGTTAATACCACCTTAACCTGTCACATTCTGATTTCACAACAGAAGCCCACTGAAACGTCAAAAGACCTGCCGAACGggcagagtttttttttctgtccGAACGAAGCGTCAACAAATCAGAATAGTAGCAAAACAGGTCTAAACAAAGAATCAGCCCAAAAACCAGTTCTAAAATCTACAACCAGCATTCAACATGTATTGGAGCACTACAAACAATAGTAAAACTATATCATCACTGTACATCAAAATTGGCGAGGCCAAGATGTTCTATTTGtatatacacgaaaaatttctatatatacgacAGGTCTGTTAACGAGCCCGAAAAACGtggacatccggggcgtgacagtctgCCAGACCCTTGGACTTTGGTAAAAAAGCAAGTTTACCCAGGCCTAATTTATATAGGCCAGGCTTAACCAGgcctataattttaaaattcaaaggCTTATACACCTACAGTACTTGGGCCATGCCGGATCGACAGACATGGCCCATGCGGACCATGCCGTGCTGGGCTGCGGGCCGACCTTCCGACTCGGCATGGCTCGAGCCCGACATAGGCTGCGCTGTGCAGGGCTTACGGTCGCAAAAGCTCGGCCCAACATGGCTCGGAGAGCCaggccggcccggcccggcacgaaTGCTACAGTAGGTGGCCCCATTTTGCATCCCTACCCATGGATGTAGGGGTGTCAATGAGCTAAacatgagctggctcgttaaagtatcgaatcgaaaaattcagctcttGTCCGACTCGTTAAAAAATAAACCGAGCACGAGCTGGCTTACGAGCTGATCaatgaacaataagttaaatggattagattggatatatataaaaaataaatttataaaatcttatccattaaactttaatctaatgattgaaaaattcagctcgtattcggcttgtttactaaaTGATTGAGTGATTTGATCTCAAACTCATTTCGAGGCGAACACGAGTTGACTCACGAACAACGAGCTGGATTGAGAACCCTACATGGATGGACCCAAACACAAGTATACACCGGCGCTTGCGGGGTACAACTCTGTAGAAAAATTTCGTGCacaaaactagagagaaataACACTAAACTTATGTATAAAGACATTAAActtcaagtttcaaattttaaatttcaaattttaaatttcaaattttaaattttaagttttaaatttcaaattttaaattttaaatttcaagtttcaaatttcaaaatttaaattttaaattttaaattttaaaatacaattttgtattttaaattttaaattttaaatttagattttaatttttaattttatatatttatatttaaattttagattttaaatttataaatttcatgcatatttatattttaaattaaactattatatttataattttgttcaaatttcaaatttcaaatttcaaatttcaagtaGAGGAACCGATAAACTATATGATACAGTTTAAACAACCAAATTTCTAAAACTAAAAGCTGATCAATCATACTATGCATATCCCAGAAGACCCTAGATTTAAAGTTGATCAGTCATCAAATTACAGCATCAAACTTGGAtatcgagagaaaaaaaactatctTGACACTTTATTATAGGATGTAAATCTTAAACTCCTTGACCCAGTAGTTTAAAATATTGAGAATAAGCAATTCGCTCTAATACTAATTGTTGTAAATTAGGTATTTGCTCCGTTAGCGATTGGGTTTTTACTGCAAATCCGTTAtacaactataaaaaaaaaaactcaaacaaaaaaaaatatatataataaaattaactaataaAATGAGGAATTAcatctagggatgtcaatggatacggatacttaaaattttattcaaatcctAAACCGAACATGACGGATTTACTCGATACTAAATGGATGTGGTTTAAACCCGACATATTTGGATTTAGGTATTGATTTTGTCCTTACTAGACCTGAACCTAAACCCGATtgtattttacattatataatatatatgaatgttGAGAATAGGTCTTATGTACTATTAGGAGCCCGAAGGCCTCTGTGCtgctaagtcgttttcgataataaagcttttgaatcgacgattggctctattagatttgatttagcatatttgaagtatctagaaaataaatttgtgatttcgatatcatttgcctcgCGATCagaagggttcaaaatcaatggctgaaaaaaaaaatcccacaaaaagtgataatatagcaccaaattttcaatcagagatattgatcttgcagtaaatagtataaaaaattttctagcaaaattttatctgatttgaatacttttacaccgttaaacttgcaaacgatatatatcaaccttta
This window of the Ananas comosus cultivar F153 linkage group 19, ASM154086v1, whole genome shotgun sequence genome carries:
- the LOC109724637 gene encoding uncharacterized protein LOC109724637; this encodes MVKQKMVLKLSMEDPKKRSKALQIAAGFTGVTSTSLEGDRIVVVGDGVDPVTLTAALRKRMGYAELISVAVVEEKKEEKKETAMKSVQPTPLPYHNFTVVPPYPYPYPYAVQQDCSYDNSCTIM